A single Natrinema pellirubrum DSM 15624 DNA region contains:
- a CDS encoding RtcB family protein — protein METLEDRFEAENAMVVDNDLTPSPIRLFTERENAAVYEVETETGDQITATADHPFRTPDGMRPLEKLSEGDEVHIQPFHGVPDEEPDEFTVLSKDDFADENPQLVRALEKRDLLPLQSTDDAFNRFLKLVGFHTGDGAIGSGGQTWFYGEPEDLESIRNDIEAIGFTPSKIYERDRSHEIDGKTFETTEYSVRSTSKAFQKMLLALGAPDGRKIESDFTTPWYFARLTNWQKALYVSAYFGAEMNAPAAQHDKNLYCPKVSQTRVADVADAGEKFMGELASFLDDLGIETNEIERFETDSSADRETIRLRLGIKNDSENLITFFSTVGYRYNHEKRQKAAKAVQYLKTKEAVIDRRATIAREAKAMADGGTPASDIKSEFEINERFIERSIWGGRSGRPRPPTEFPGFEDYCETTSVDDNYTVSTRIGSIERVDEPQTVYDIGVSHNAHNFVANGFVVSNCGVRMMRTNLTYDDVQGREEELVDSLFANVPSGLGGGGIVEAGVDTVEEILARGVDWALENGHAVEDDLLHCEDEGMREGADPDKVSQKAKDRGKNQIGSLGSGNHFLEVQRVTDVFDGEVGEAYGLSEDQIVVLIHCGSRGLGHQTCNDYLRKIEQQHEGLLNQLPDTELAAAPAGSQLAEDYYAAMNAAINFAWVNRQLIMHRTRQVFERVFDRSWEEMDMHLLYDVAHNIAKKETHTVGEDGEERELYVHRKGATRAFPAGHPEVPSAYRDVGQPVIIPGSMGAGSYVLRGGENSMDLTFGSTAHGAGRLMSRTQAKDEFWGGDVQQDLEEQSQIYVKAQSGATVAEEAPGVYKDVDEVVRVSDALGIGDKVARTFPVCNIKG, from the coding sequence ATCGAAACTCTCGAGGACCGCTTCGAAGCGGAGAACGCGATGGTCGTGGATAATGACCTCACACCGTCTCCGATTCGGCTGTTTACCGAACGCGAGAACGCGGCTGTGTACGAAGTAGAGACCGAAACCGGCGATCAGATCACTGCGACCGCGGATCACCCCTTCCGAACGCCTGACGGGATGCGACCGCTCGAGAAACTCTCCGAGGGCGACGAGGTCCACATCCAACCGTTCCACGGCGTTCCCGACGAGGAACCCGATGAGTTCACCGTCCTCAGCAAGGATGACTTCGCGGACGAGAATCCACAACTCGTCCGCGCGCTCGAGAAGCGGGATCTCCTTCCGCTGCAGTCGACCGACGACGCGTTCAACCGATTCCTCAAACTCGTCGGGTTCCATACTGGCGACGGTGCGATCGGAAGCGGCGGACAGACATGGTTCTACGGAGAACCCGAAGACCTCGAATCTATCCGGAACGATATCGAAGCGATTGGATTTACCCCTTCGAAAATTTACGAGCGAGATCGATCGCACGAGATCGACGGAAAAACGTTCGAGACGACGGAGTACAGTGTTCGATCGACTTCGAAGGCGTTCCAGAAAATGCTGCTCGCACTGGGGGCTCCTGACGGACGCAAGATCGAGTCGGACTTCACGACGCCGTGGTACTTCGCTCGACTGACGAACTGGCAGAAAGCGCTGTACGTCTCGGCGTATTTCGGAGCCGAAATGAACGCTCCCGCGGCCCAGCACGACAAGAACCTGTACTGTCCGAAGGTGTCACAGACGCGTGTCGCCGACGTTGCGGACGCCGGTGAGAAATTCATGGGGGAACTGGCTTCCTTCCTCGACGATCTCGGTATCGAAACGAACGAGATCGAACGGTTCGAAACGGACTCGAGCGCGGATCGAGAGACGATCAGACTTCGGCTCGGTATCAAAAACGATTCCGAGAACCTCATTACGTTCTTTTCGACCGTTGGCTACCGCTATAATCATGAAAAGCGACAAAAAGCTGCCAAAGCAGTCCAGTATCTCAAGACAAAAGAGGCCGTGATCGATCGTCGAGCGACGATCGCCCGCGAAGCGAAAGCGATGGCCGACGGTGGAACGCCAGCGAGCGACATCAAATCGGAATTCGAGATCAACGAGCGGTTCATCGAACGGAGTATCTGGGGTGGGCGAAGCGGACGGCCACGACCACCGACGGAATTCCCCGGATTCGAGGACTACTGTGAAACGACGAGCGTCGATGACAATTACACCGTATCAACCCGAATCGGATCCATCGAGAGAGTCGATGAACCGCAAACGGTGTACGATATCGGCGTCTCCCACAATGCGCATAATTTCGTCGCTAACGGGTTTGTCGTCTCTAATTGCGGTGTCCGGATGATGCGGACGAACCTCACCTACGACGACGTACAGGGCCGCGAGGAGGAACTCGTCGACTCCCTCTTCGCGAACGTCCCGTCGGGCCTGGGCGGCGGCGGCATCGTCGAGGCCGGCGTCGACACCGTTGAGGAGATCCTGGCCCGCGGCGTCGACTGGGCGCTCGAGAACGGCCACGCCGTCGAGGACGACTTACTGCACTGCGAGGACGAGGGCATGCGCGAGGGCGCGGACCCGGACAAGGTGAGCCAGAAGGCCAAGGACCGCGGGAAGAACCAGATCGGCTCGCTGGGCTCGGGCAACCACTTCCTCGAGGTCCAGCGCGTGACCGACGTGTTCGACGGCGAGGTGGGCGAGGCCTACGGCCTCTCCGAGGACCAGATCGTCGTCCTCATCCACTGCGGGTCGCGGGGACTGGGCCACCAGACCTGTAACGACTACCTGCGGAAGATCGAGCAGCAACACGAGGGACTGCTGAACCAGCTGCCGGATACCGAACTGGCGGCCGCGCCCGCCGGCTCGCAACTGGCCGAGGACTACTACGCGGCGATGAACGCCGCCATCAACTTCGCGTGGGTCAACCGCCAGCTGATCATGCACCGCACGCGGCAGGTCTTCGAGCGCGTGTTCGATCGCTCCTGGGAGGAGATGGACATGCACCTGCTGTACGACGTGGCTCACAACATCGCGAAGAAAGAGACCCACACGGTCGGCGAGGACGGCGAGGAACGGGAACTCTACGTCCACCGCAAGGGCGCGACGCGGGCGTTCCCCGCGGGCCACCCCGAAGTCCCCTCGGCCTACCGTGACGTCGGCCAGCCGGTGATCATCCCCGGCAGCATGGGCGCGGGCAGCTACGTCCTCCGCGGCGGCGAGAATTCCATGGACCTCACGTTTGGCTCGACCGCCCACGGCGCAGGTCGGTTGATGAGCCGCACGCAGGCCAAAGACGAGTTCTGGGGCGGCGATGTCCAACAGGACCTCGAGGAACAGAGCCAGATCTACGTCAAGGCTCAGTCGGGCGCGACGGTCGCCGAGGAGGCCCCGGGCGTCTACAAGGACGTCGACGAGGTCGTCCGCGTCTCGGACGCGCTCGGGATCGGCGACAAGGTCGCGCGGACGTTCCCCGTCTGTAACATCAAGGGCTGA
- a CDS encoding GNAT family N-acetyltransferase has translation MSVNIDSRVVAPGSDDFVDDAWELKEEIRREEGVLKQRHDFFTDAYRRSKVHCYVRDDELIGFAAVRRDGYILFLAVAPRYRSEGIGKRLVARVADDHDTITCHARTSNENALQFYEHLGFEIKRRIDDYYEDGGDAYYLKLGADVGITDKISDLIRR, from the coding sequence GTGAGCGTCAACATCGATAGTCGCGTCGTCGCGCCGGGGAGCGACGATTTCGTCGACGACGCCTGGGAACTCAAAGAGGAGATCCGTCGCGAGGAGGGCGTACTCAAACAGCGCCACGACTTCTTTACCGACGCGTACCGACGGTCGAAGGTCCACTGCTACGTCCGGGACGACGAGTTGATCGGGTTCGCGGCGGTGCGACGCGACGGCTATATTCTCTTTCTCGCGGTCGCACCCCGTTATCGCAGCGAGGGGATCGGGAAGCGACTCGTCGCCCGCGTGGCCGACGATCACGATACCATCACGTGTCATGCCCGGACGAGCAACGAGAACGCCCTCCAGTTCTACGAGCATCTGGGCTTCGAGATCAAGCGCCGGATCGACGACTACTACGAGGACGGCGGCGACGCCTACTACCTGAAACTGGGTGCGGACGTCGGGATCACGGACAAGATCTCGGATCTGATTCGGCGGTAA
- a CDS encoding archease — MGFELRDHTADVAVAATGDSLEAVFEATADGLAAASSDDIPPETGERFSLTVTAERREALLFDYLGELIYLRDVRAELPVDNRVESIEATEAESDADATAWSLEASARGVPLGAVDAREVKAVTYSEMRLESVADGWEAYVVFDV; from the coding sequence ATGGGGTTCGAACTGCGCGATCACACGGCCGACGTCGCGGTCGCTGCGACCGGCGATTCCCTCGAGGCAGTCTTCGAAGCGACGGCCGACGGCCTCGCGGCCGCGTCCTCCGACGACATCCCGCCCGAGACCGGTGAGCGGTTCTCCCTGACCGTGACCGCCGAGCGACGCGAGGCGCTGTTGTTCGACTATCTCGGCGAACTGATCTACCTGCGGGACGTCCGCGCCGAGCTGCCCGTCGATAACCGAGTCGAGAGCATCGAAGCGACCGAGGCCGAGAGCGACGCCGACGCGACCGCGTGGTCCCTCGAGGCCAGCGCCCGTGGCGTCCCGCTCGGGGCGGTCGACGCCCGCGAGGTGAAGGCCGTGACCTACTCGGAGATGCGCCTCGAGTCCGTTGCGGACGGCTGGGAGGCCTACGTCGTCTTCGACGTCTGA
- the moaA gene encoding GTP 3',8-cyclase MoaA, giving the protein MLTDEFGREVTGVRVSLTDRCNFDCVYCHNEGLGDTRGPMDPQDDEMSTDDVVRFLEVAAEFDVDAVKFTGGEPMLRQDLEEIIERTPDGMEVSLTTNGTFLPGRAEDLVDAGLERVNVSQDALDPEDFAAVTKSGAYEKVLEGVDAALDAGLDPVKLNMVVFEHTAGYVPEMVDHVAENDGLQLQLIEYMPELTGKPEWNIDIERVHDWLAEQADEIEHREMHDRRRYWVSDDSSDANDSGSNAEGRGMVEIVDPVENPTFCANCHRVRVTHEGYLKGCLNRNDDLKTMGEMTKPEIRDAFREVVANRVPYYGEYMVQNDDGEWEINEKYIEEYAGV; this is encoded by the coding sequence ATGCTCACCGACGAGTTCGGGCGGGAGGTAACCGGGGTACGCGTCTCCCTCACCGACCGGTGTAATTTCGATTGTGTCTACTGTCACAACGAAGGGCTGGGGGACACCCGCGGGCCGATGGACCCACAGGACGACGAGATGTCGACCGACGACGTCGTCCGCTTTCTCGAGGTCGCCGCCGAGTTCGACGTCGACGCGGTCAAGTTCACCGGCGGGGAACCGATGCTCCGACAGGATCTCGAGGAGATCATCGAACGCACGCCCGACGGGATGGAGGTCTCGCTGACGACCAACGGCACCTTCCTTCCGGGGCGGGCCGAGGACCTCGTCGACGCCGGGTTAGAGCGGGTCAACGTCTCGCAGGACGCGCTCGATCCCGAGGACTTCGCCGCCGTGACGAAAAGCGGGGCGTACGAGAAGGTCCTCGAGGGGGTCGACGCGGCACTGGACGCGGGGCTGGATCCGGTCAAACTCAACATGGTCGTCTTCGAACACACCGCGGGCTACGTCCCGGAAATGGTCGACCACGTCGCGGAAAACGACGGCCTTCAACTGCAGCTGATCGAGTACATGCCGGAACTGACCGGTAAGCCCGAGTGGAACATCGACATCGAGCGCGTCCACGACTGGCTGGCCGAACAGGCCGACGAGATCGAACACCGGGAGATGCACGACCGCAGGCGCTACTGGGTCAGCGACGACTCGAGCGATGCGAACGATAGCGGGTCGAACGCCGAAGGTCGAGGGATGGTCGAGATCGTCGACCCTGTCGAGAACCCCACCTTCTGTGCGAACTGTCACCGCGTTCGGGTGACTCACGAGGGCTACCTGAAGGGCTGTTTGAATCGCAACGACGACCTCAAGACGATGGGCGAGATGACCAAACCCGAGATCCGGGACGCCTTCCGCGAGGTC